One part of the Chryseobacterium mulctrae genome encodes these proteins:
- the eco gene encoding serine protease inhibitor ecotin — translation MKFLKAVSVVLMMFVVGNVSAQKKKTEKFEKLEIEMFPKAKEGFKQVYIQLPVAKNENDLKVEFFVGVEKLLDCNKHFLMGKVTSQDLQGWGYNYYEVESNGETGGTLMACPDQKKTKKFVYLQPEIVRYNSKLPLVFYVPKDLEVRYRVLRPDATMKKATQK, via the coding sequence ATGAAATTTTTAAAAGCAGTATCCGTAGTATTGATGATGTTTGTGGTGGGTAATGTTTCTGCTCAGAAGAAAAAAACAGAGAAATTTGAAAAACTTGAGATAGAAATGTTTCCAAAAGCTAAAGAAGGTTTTAAGCAGGTTTATATTCAATTGCCTGTTGCAAAAAACGAAAATGATTTGAAAGTTGAATTTTTTGTAGGCGTTGAAAAATTATTGGACTGTAACAAACATTTTTTAATGGGAAAAGTTACTTCGCAAGATTTACAAGGTTGGGGTTACAATTACTATGAAGTAGAATCTAACGGAGAAACAGGCGGAACTTTAATGGCTTGTCCGGATCAGAAAAAGACTAAGAAATTTGTTTATTTACAACCTGAAATTGTAAGATACAACAGCAAATTACCATTGGTTTTTTATGTGCCTAAAGACTTAGAAGTTCGCTATAGAGTTTTACGTCCAGACGCAACAATGAAAAAAGCAACTCAGAAATAA
- a CDS encoding DUF1398 domain-containing protein: MKFTIDEINSEHQKVKSGADFPNYIQQIKQLGVSHYTTFVADGNTKYFDVENNFAEAGKKYDALEIAENADLENFKTRLKLHQQGGTDYPTFCKDCAENGVEGWKMDLNKMTCTYFDKNQNDILEEKVPS; encoded by the coding sequence ATGAAATTTACAATTGATGAAATTAATTCAGAACACCAAAAAGTAAAAAGTGGTGCTGATTTTCCAAATTATATTCAACAAATAAAACAACTGGGAGTATCTCATTACACAACATTTGTTGCTGATGGAAATACAAAATATTTTGATGTTGAAAATAATTTTGCCGAAGCAGGAAAAAAATATGATGCTTTAGAAATCGCAGAAAATGCAGATCTTGAAAATTTTAAAACCAGATTAAAGCTTCACCAGCAAGGCGGAACAGATTATCCTACATTTTGTAAAGACTGTGCCGAAAATGGTGTAGAAGGCTGGAAGATGGATCTCAATAAAATGACCTGTACTTATTTTGATAAAAATCAGAATGATATTTTAGAAGAAAAAGTTCCGTCTTAA
- a CDS encoding VOC family protein produces MKLGVFSLSLSVKDLAKSKEFYEKLGFSAMGGGMENNYLIMKNGSTLIGLFQAMFDGNMLTFNPGWDENAQNLEEFDDVREIQRKLKESGVELDKTADETTSGPEHIFLKDPDGNMILIDQHR; encoded by the coding sequence ATGAAATTAGGCGTATTTTCGCTAAGCTTGAGCGTGAAAGATCTTGCTAAATCTAAAGAGTTTTACGAAAAACTTGGCTTCTCTGCGATGGGAGGAGGTATGGAAAATAATTATCTCATCATGAAAAACGGAAGTACGTTAATTGGTCTTTTTCAGGCGATGTTCGACGGAAATATGTTGACTTTCAATCCGGGATGGGATGAGAATGCTCAGAACCTTGAGGAATTCGATGATGTAAGAGAAATTCAGAGAAAATTGAAAGAAAGCGGAGTAGAATTAGATAAAACCGCAGATGAAACCACCTCCGGTCCGGAACATATTTTCCTTAAAGATCCCGACGGAAATATGATTCTTATCGATCAGCATCGTTAA
- a CDS encoding DUF1569 domain-containing protein gives MENVFDAKDAQNYINRINNLVEETHGLWGRMTVDQMLAHCCVSYEMVYEPEKHKKPGAIAKFILKTFVKPKVTSEKAYPHDSPTAPQFIIKERKDFEEEKKRLIGFIQKTQQLGASAFDGKESSSFGKLKSQEWNNMFAKHLNHHLSQFGV, from the coding sequence ATGGAAAACGTATTTGACGCAAAAGATGCTCAGAATTATATCAATAGAATAAATAATCTTGTAGAAGAAACTCACGGTTTGTGGGGAAGAATGACGGTAGACCAAATGTTGGCGCACTGCTGTGTTTCTTATGAAATGGTTTACGAACCGGAAAAGCACAAAAAACCGGGCGCAATTGCTAAGTTTATTTTGAAAACTTTCGTAAAACCAAAAGTGACAAGCGAAAAAGCATATCCACACGATTCTCCTACTGCACCACAATTTATAATTAAAGAAAGAAAAGATTTTGAAGAAGAAAAAAAGAGACTGATTGGTTTTATTCAAAAGACACAACAATTAGGAGCTTCAGCTTTTGACGGTAAAGAATCTTCTTCTTTTGGAAAATTAAAATCTCAGGAATGGAATAATATGTTTGCGAAACATCTTAATCATCACTTGAGTCAGTTTGGTGTATAG
- a CDS encoding DUF2490 domain-containing protein translates to MRFLKKLAVSVLCFGSVLSFAQESDLGAWYMYFGNNKISKKLNFHNEIQYRNFDGIGDLEQLLIRTGIGYDLTENNNNVLLGYGFILSQPYVKGEKSENIEHRIFQQFITKQKFGRFNLQHRYRLEERFLQDDFRMRFRYLLGLNIPINNKEMLPKTLYVSAYNEIFLNLDSPVFDRNRVYGALGFIINKNMRIEAGYMNQLQENKNRGQIQIGFYNNIPFTKN, encoded by the coding sequence ATGAGGTTTTTAAAAAAGTTAGCGGTTTCTGTTTTGTGTTTTGGAAGCGTTCTGTCATTTGCTCAAGAAAGTGATTTGGGAGCTTGGTATATGTATTTTGGGAATAATAAGATTAGCAAAAAGCTGAATTTCCATAATGAGATTCAATACCGTAATTTTGATGGAATTGGTGATTTGGAACAATTATTAATTCGTACCGGAATTGGCTATGATTTGACAGAAAATAACAATAATGTTTTGTTGGGTTATGGTTTTATTTTGAGCCAGCCTTATGTAAAAGGTGAAAAATCAGAGAATATTGAGCACCGTATTTTCCAGCAATTTATTACAAAACAGAAGTTCGGAAGATTTAATCTGCAGCACCGTTACCGTTTGGAAGAACGTTTTTTACAGGATGATTTCAGAATGAGGTTCCGTTATTTATTAGGATTGAATATTCCGATCAACAACAAAGAAATGTTACCCAAAACTCTTTATGTTTCAGCGTATAATGAAATTTTTCTTAATTTAGATAGTCCTGTTTTCGACAGAAACCGAGTTTATGGAGCTTTAGGATTTATCATTAATAAAAATATGAGAATTGAAGCGGGATATATGAATCAGCTTCAGGAAAATAAAAACCGCGGACAAATACAAATCGGTTTTTATAATAACATACCTTTTACTAAAAATTAA
- a CDS encoding VOC family protein codes for MATVNVYLTFNGNCKEAFDFYKSVFGGEYPYIGTFGEMPPQEGKEMSQEDKDKIMHVSLPISKETILMGSDTGGEWASSLKVGNNFSVSINADSKEEADKLFNGLSAGGNVTMPLADTFWGAYFGMFTDKFEINWMVNYDDPAKMQQHP; via the coding sequence ATGGCAACAGTAAATGTTTATCTTACCTTCAATGGAAACTGCAAAGAAGCTTTCGATTTTTATAAATCGGTTTTCGGCGGAGAATATCCTTACATCGGAACTTTTGGAGAAATGCCTCCACAAGAAGGAAAAGAAATGTCTCAGGAAGATAAAGACAAAATTATGCACGTTTCTCTTCCGATTTCAAAAGAAACCATTTTGATGGGAAGTGATACAGGTGGAGAATGGGCGTCAAGCTTAAAAGTTGGAAATAATTTTTCAGTTTCCATTAATGCAGATTCTAAAGAAGAAGCCGACAAACTTTTCAACGGACTTTCTGCAGGTGGTAATGTTACAATGCCTCTTGCTGATACTTTTTGGGGAGCATATTTCGGAATGTTCACGGATAAATTTGAAATCAACTGGATGGTAAATTATGATGATCCTGCGAAAATGCAACAACATCCTTAA